CATGAAGACCGTGGCGATGAACGGGAAGTGCCTCTTCCACGAGTCGCCGAGCAGGCCCTTGCACATGTCGTCGCGGACGAACTCGACGACGTACTCGACGCCGTTGACGAAGGCGCCCTGGGGCACGAGGCTCGCGGACTGCTTCTTCTTGAAGACGAAGAGCACGACGAGCATGAGCGCTATCGCGACGGCGAACCAGAAGGTGTACTGCGTGACTCCGACCGTGGAAACGTCGCCGACGATCGCCTGCGAGGTGAAGCTCGCAACGAGCTCGTTGACCTCGGCGCCCAGGCTGTCCAGAGGATTGCCCACGCTCATCTCTCCCCTCAAACCCGCGAGCGGCCGTTCGTCGCCCTCCAGGCCCGTATCGCCTCGACTCCCCAGAAGAGCAGGAACGCGGCGACCAGCGCACAACCGAACTCCAAGAAGCCGGTGTTCGTGGCAGTGTACACCACGAGCAGGACGACGGTGAGCGTCAGGAACGTGACGCCCATCGCCGCGAGGCAGGCGGTCAGCGAGACCGCGCGGCTCCCCCTCAGAGCCCGCTCGAACAGGATGGCCGGCGCGAGGCAGCCCATCAGGCCGAAGATCGCGCCGGAGACGATGGCGACCTGGGGCTCCACGCCGCACCGCCTCCCGTCCGAGCGAATTCAGAACACGAGAGAGTCTAGCGCGCCCGCGAAATAGGTCAAGAGGGTCGCCGTTCGCCCCCGATTCGTCACAATCGGGCGACATGCGGGGCATGCCGGGACGGCGCGGGGCATGCCAAGACGGCACGGGCTCCGCGGCATGTGACGCGACCCCTCATTACGATTAACACGCAGAATCCGGTTTCATATCATATATCAGCAGGTCAGTTGCTGGCGTTTTCCGGGTTCTGCGTGTTAATCGCGCGGGTGGCTACTTGGTGCCGTAGATGCGGTCGCCTGCGTCCCCGAGGCCGGGCAGGATGTAGGCGTGGTCGTTCAGGCAGCGGTCGAGCGCGCAGGTGTAGAGGCGCACGTCCGCGTCGAAGTCGAGCGTCGCCCGCACGCCCTCGGGCGCCGAGACGAGCGTGAGGCAGCGGATGTCGCGCACGCCGGCGTCGCGCAGGAACTTGATGGCGGCGGTGAGCGAGCCGCCCGTGGCAAGCATCGGGTCCACGACGAGGCAGGTGCGGTTCTCGATGTCGTCGGGGAACTTGCAGTAGTACTGGTGCGGCTCATGGGTCTCGGGGTCGCGGTACATGCCGACGTGCCCCACGCGGGCGGACGGCACGAGCTGGAGGATTCCGTCGACCATGCCGAGGCCGGCGCGCAGGATCGGGATGATGGCGACCTTCTTGCCGGAGACGCGCTTGCACGTGGTGGTCTCGAGCGGGGTCTCCACCTCGACGTCCTCGAGCGGGAAGTCTCGCATGGCCTCGTAGCCCTCGAAGATGGCGAGCTCGGTCACCAGCTCGCGGAACTGCTTGGTGCCCGTGCCCTTGTCGCGCAGAATGTGCAGCTTGTGCTGGACGAGCGGGTGATCGATGACCGTGAAGCGCGTCGGGTCGAACTCTTCAGCCATGCTCTGCTTCCTTTCCGTGTGCCGGGGACGTCCCCGGACTTGATCGACGTCGTGCGCGATGGGGCGCCGCCTCGCCCCCGCCTACAACTCCGGGTAGAGGGGGTGCGCGTCGAGGAGCTCGCGGACCTCGAAGGAGACGCGATCGGCGACGGAGGCGTCTCCCGGGGCGGTGATCACGTCGCCGATGAGCTCGCCGACGCGCTCGCACTCTCGCTCGGAGAAGCCGCGCGTGGTGACCGCGGCGGACCCCACGCGGATGCCGCTCGTGACGAACGGGGAGCGCCTCTCGCCGGGGATCGTGTTCTTGTTGACGGTGATGCCCACGTCGTCGAGCGCGCGCTCTGCGTCGCGCCCGGTGACGTCGCCGGCCGCCGTGAGGTCGACGAGCAGCAGGTGGTTGTCGGTGCCGCCGGAGACCAGGCGAAGGCCGCGCGACTCCATGCCGCGCCCGAGCGCGCGGGCGTTGGCGAGGATCGCGTCGGTGTAGGCGGCGAAGTCCGGCGAGAGCGCCTCGCCGAAGGCCACGGCCTTGCCGGCGATCACGTGCTCGAGCGGGCCGCCCTGGCTGCCGGGGAACACGGCGGAGTCGAGCCTCTTGGCGAGGTCGGGGTCGTTCGCGAGGATCATGCCGCCGCGCGGGCCGCGCAGGGTCTTGTGCGTGGTCGTGGTGACCACGTCGGCGTGCGGCACGGGGCTGGGGTGGCGCCCGGTGGCCACGAGGCCGGCGATGTGGGCCATGTCGACCATGAGGGAGGCGCCCACCGCGTGCGCGATCTGGGCGAAGCGCTCGAAGTCGATGACGCGCGGGTAGGCAGACGCCCCGGCGATGATGACGCGCGGGCGGCACTCGCGGGCGACCGCCTCCACGGCGTCCATGTCGATTCGCTCGGTCTTCTCGTCCACGCCGTAGGAGACGACGTGGTAGAGCTTGCCGGAGAAGTTGGCCGGCGAGCCGTGCGTGAGGTGGCCCCCGTTGTCGAGCGCCATGCCGAGGACGGTGTCACCGGGCTGGGCGAGCGCGGCGAGCGCGGCGTAGTTGGCCTGGGCGCCGGAGTGGGGCTGGACGTTGGCGAAGCCCGCGCCGAAGAGGGCCTTGGCGCGCTCGCGCGCGAGGTCCTCCACCACGTCGACCGCCCAGCAGCCGCCGTAGTAGCGCTTGCCCGGCAGGCCCTCGGCATACTTGTTGGTGAGCGGGGAGCCCACGGCCTCCATAACGGCGAGGGACACGAAGTTCTCGGAGGCGATGAGCTCGATCGAGGAGCGCTGGCGACGCAGCTCGTTGCCCACCGCGGCGAACACTTCCGGATCTGACGCGCTCAAGTGCTCGTAGGTCATGGGACCTCCTTGTCCGTGCGCCCGCGGGCGCGTGGCCGGCTACATGCCAAGGTCGAGCGGGACGCCCGGGAAGGCCGGGTCATCCTCGCGCATGATCTTCTCCACGCGCACGGCGTGGCGGCCCCCCTGGAAGTCGGTGGTGAGGAAGGCGTCGAGAATCGCCTCGTTGTCCTCGAGCGACACGAAGCGGCCGGAGAGGCAGATGACGTTGGCGTCGTTGTGCTCGCGCGCCAGGCGGGCGAACTCGACGGTCTGGATCGGGCAGGCGCGCACGCCGGCGACCTTGTCGGCGGTGATGGCGACGCCGAGGCCCGTCCCGCAGATGACGACGCCGCGCTCGGCCTCGCCGCGCGCGACGAGGCGAGCCACCTTGTCCGCGAAGTCGGGGTAGTCGCAGCGCGCGTCGGTCGCCGGACCGCAGTCGACGACGTCGTGCCCGCGTCCCCGCAGGTAGTCCGCGAGGGGGTCCTTCTGGATGAAGCCGGCGTGATCGGACGCGATGGCTACGCGCATGTGAGCTCCTCTCGGGCGGAAGGCGGGCACCTCCCCTAGGGTAGCACTTGCGGGCGCGCGCCCGTCAGCGGGAGGCGAGAAGGACCTCGGCCTCATCGAGCGCGCCGGCGCGCAGGATCCGAAGCTCGTCGCTCGTCGCGTCCACGATCGTGGAGGCCACGCCCACCGGCGCCGGGCCGGCGTCGAGCACGAGGTCGGCGGCGGCCACGATCGCCGGATCCAGGCCCGAGCCCGAGGTGGCGGCCGGGGCGCCGTGGGTGTTGGCGCTCGTCTGGGCGAGCGGGACGCCGAGCGCGCGGACGACGGCGCGGTCCAGGTCTGAGGCGGGAACGCGCAGGGCGATCGTGGCCCCGCCGTCACCGGGCTGCGCGTACTCGGGCGGGACCTCGGCCGAGGCGCGGACCACGATTGTGAGCGCACCGGGCCAGAGGCGCTCGGCGAGCCTCAGCGCCCTCGCGGAGACGTCGAGGCCGTAGCGGGCGAGGTCGTCGACGTCGGCAACGAACCACGGCAGCGTCTGCGCGCGGTCGCGGCGCTTGATGTCGAAGATGCGCCCGTGCGCCGGGTTTCCCGGGGTTGCGGCGCAGCAGATGCCGTAGACGGAGTCGGTGGGCAGCACGACGACGCCGCCGTCGCGCAGCGTCGCCGCGGCACGGGCGACCGTGGGCCCGTCGGGGTTGACCTGGCTGGCATGAAGGACGGCTCCCACGGCTACCCCTCCCTTACGGCGACGAGCACGCGCGGCCGGCGCGTGAGGTCCTCTCGGACCTCGACCGAGGCCCAGCCGCCCTGCGCGCGCGTCAGCTCGGCGGCCGCATCCAGGGCACCCTCGAAGAGCTCGACGGCGAGCGTCCCGCCCGGCTCGAGCGCCACCGGGGCGAGCTCGAGCAGGCGCCGGAAGACGTCGAGCCCGTCCTCCCCGCCGTCGAGCGCGAGCTCGGGCTCGAAGTCGCGCACCTCGGCGGGAACCTCCTCGGCGAGCACTCGCGTGGGAATGTAGGGCGGGTTGGAGACGAGCACGGAGAACGTGCCCATGAGCTCGTCTGGGACGTCCGAGGCGAGGTCGCATTCCACGACGTCGACCGCCTCCTCCAGGCAGAGCGCCTCGCGGTTGCGCCGCGCGAGCGCGACGGCCCGGGGCGACAGGTCGGTCGCCGTGACGAGCGTGCCTGGCCGCTCCGACGCGAGCGACAGGGCGACGCAGCCCGTCCCCGTGCCAACCTCCAGGACGCGCACGCCCCCCTCGGCGCCCGCGCCCCTGCCCGTCGCACGGTCCACGCCCTCGAGGGCCGCGTCCACCAGAATCTCTGTCTCGGGACGGGGGATGAGCACCCCGCGCTCGCAGCGCAGGACGATGTGGCGGAAGGGCATCTCCCCGGTCACGTACTGCAGCGGCTCCCCCGCCGCGCGCCGCTCGATGGCGGCGTGCATGTCGGCAAGCTCGGAGGCGTCGAGCGGCCGGTCGAAGTTCACGTAGAGCTCGACGCGCGAGAGTCCCGTGACGGCGGCGAGCAGCCACTCCGCCGAGAGGCGCGGGTGCTCGTCCCCCCTGCGCTCAAGGTAGCCGCACGTCCAGTCGAGCACGCGCTTTATGGTCCAGGGGTCCTGCTGCGGCATCTTCTCCTCCCGCCTCCCGTCGCTCACTGCATCATATTCTCGCCGCAGGACGCCGTGGTCCGCATCCGACGGGCAAAACTGCCTCTCGTGCTACAAAAGCCGCGTTGAGATGCAGGGCGGCCGTTCGTGTGATAGGAATCCGGCCAGATTTGCCCCCCAATACGCGACGTCCTGGCAAAGCCGCAGGAAAGAATATCATCGCCTGAATTACTTTCCCTGAATCGGACAAAAAGCCGTCACACGAGCGCGCGTTTTGCTCCCGGATTTCGAAAAACAGCACACGAGCGTGCGTTTTGCAGGGCAGACCGCATTCGAGAGGACCCGCGCGCCTACGCCACCTGCGCGAGCTTCTCGGCGCGATCGGCGGCGGCCAGCGCCTCGATCACGCTCGGCAGCGCATCCCCGAGCAGCACGCCGTTGTAGGTGCCGTTGAATCCGATGCGATGGTCGGTCACGCGGTCCTGCGGCTGGTTGTAGGTGCGGATCTTCTCGGAACGGTTGCCGTGGCCGATCTGGGAGAGACGCTCGGCGCCCTGCTCGGCCTGCTGCCTCTCGAGCTCCATCTCGTAGAGGCGGGCGCGCAGCATCTGCATGCAGACCTCGCGGTTCTGAATCTGGCTGCGCTGGTCCTGGGACTGCACCACGGTGTTGGTGGGCAGGTGCGTGATGCGCACCGCCGAGTAGGTGGTGTTGACGCACTGGCCTCCGGGACCAGACGCGCAGTAGGTGTCGATACGCAGGTCGGAGGGGTCGATCTGGATGTCGATCTCGTCCGCCTCGGGCAGCACCGCCACGGTGGCCGTGGAGGTCTGGATGCGACCCTGACTCTCGGTCTTGGGGACGCGCTGCACGCGATGGACGCCGCTCTCGAACTTGAGCACGGAGTAGACCTTGTCACCGGAGACCTTGAACTCGATGGTCTTGAAGCCGCCGGCCTCCGACGGGCTGGACGAGAGGACCTCGACCCTCCAGCCGCGGTGCTCGCAGAAGCGCTCGTACATCTTGAAGAGGTCACCCGCGAAGATGGCGGCCTCGTCGCCGCCCACGCCGGCGCGAATCTCGACGATCGTGTCCTTGTCGTCGTTGGGGTCGGCGGGGATCAGCAGGAACTTGATGTCCTCCTCGAGGGAGGGCAGCTTGGCCTCGTTGCCGGCGATGTCCTCCTGCAGCATGGCCTTCTCCTCGGCGTCCGCCTCGTGGAGCATCTCCTTGGCCGCCTCGATGTCGTCGAGCGCCCCCAGGTACTCGCGGGCGCGGGTCACCAGCTCGGTCTGGCCGGCGTGCTCCTTGGCCAGGCGCGCGTACTCCTTGGGGTCGGAGACCACGGCCGGGTCCATGAGGCGCTTCTCGAGCTCCTCGTATGCCTGGATGATCTTGAGCAGCTTGTCTCGCATGTTCACTCCCTGCGTTGTATTCAGCCTTTCTATCATACCCGAGGTCGCGGTGTGAGACACTAGACGCACGCGAATCCAGGGAGGCACCATGTCTGAGCCCGAGCAGGTCAGGAGCGAAGTGGACGAGGAGAGGGCCGTCGCGACCGAGGCCGGCGCCGAGGCGGAGGGAACGGACCCCACCGCAGAGCTCGACGCCGGGATGCCCACCGAGCGGCGGCCGCCCGTCGACGCCACCGCCCCGCGCCCGGCCGCCGCCGAGGGGACGCCGCGCCTGCGGGACGTGGGGAGCGCCGCGGCGGGCTACCTGCGAGGCAGGGCCGCCCTGCTCGCGAGCCTCGCCCGGAGGCACCGCGGGGCGGCGGTCGCGCTCGGGCTCCTTGCGCTCGCAGCCGTGGCCCTTCTCGGGCTGGCGCTCTTCCGCGCGCTCGCGGTCCCCGACGCCGCCACGATCGAGGGCGACGCCCGGGAGGCGCTCGCCACGCCAGAGCACACGGGCGGCACCTACGGGACGGACGCCACGCTCGTTCGGCAGGGCGTCGACGTGCGCTCGGTCACGCGCTCGCAGACGGCGCCCGAGGGGACGAGCCCGCAGTTCGGCGCGGCGGGCTACGCGACGGCCGAGGTCGTGGTCAGCTACTCCGGCCAGGGCGTGACGGCGGACCAGGGCGCGACGCTGTCCTACGCCCTCGTGGACGGGGCGTGGACGCTCCTGCCCGGCGCGGCGAACGCCGGTGTCACCTGGCGCGCGACGACGGGCGTGGACCAGACCAAGGTGCTGAACAACACCCACCTGCTCCTCGCCCGCGCAGACGAGGCAGACGGCACAGAGCCCGCGTTGGCCGAGCTCTACGCCGGCAGCTCCGCGACAATCGACCGGGAGGAGTTCGACG
Above is a genomic segment from Olsenella timonensis containing:
- the upp gene encoding uracil phosphoribosyltransferase, whose amino-acid sequence is MAEEFDPTRFTVIDHPLVQHKLHILRDKGTGTKQFRELVTELAIFEGYEAMRDFPLEDVEVETPLETTTCKRVSGKKVAIIPILRAGLGMVDGILQLVPSARVGHVGMYRDPETHEPHQYYCKFPDDIENRTCLVVDPMLATGGSLTAAIKFLRDAGVRDIRCLTLVSAPEGVRATLDFDADVRLYTCALDRCLNDHAYILPGLGDAGDRIYGTK
- the glyA gene encoding serine hydroxymethyltransferase, with product MTYEHLSASDPEVFAAVGNELRRQRSSIELIASENFVSLAVMEAVGSPLTNKYAEGLPGKRYYGGCWAVDVVEDLARERAKALFGAGFANVQPHSGAQANYAALAALAQPGDTVLGMALDNGGHLTHGSPANFSGKLYHVVSYGVDEKTERIDMDAVEAVARECRPRVIIAGASAYPRVIDFERFAQIAHAVGASLMVDMAHIAGLVATGRHPSPVPHADVVTTTTHKTLRGPRGGMILANDPDLAKRLDSAVFPGSQGGPLEHVIAGKAVAFGEALSPDFAAYTDAILANARALGRGMESRGLRLVSGGTDNHLLLVDLTAAGDVTGRDAERALDDVGITVNKNTIPGERRSPFVTSGIRVGSAAVTTRGFSERECERVGELIGDVITAPGDASVADRVSFEVRELLDAHPLYPEL
- the rpiB gene encoding ribose 5-phosphate isomerase B produces the protein MRVAIASDHAGFIQKDPLADYLRGRGHDVVDCGPATDARCDYPDFADKVARLVARGEAERGVVICGTGLGVAITADKVAGVRACPIQTVEFARLAREHNDANVICLSGRFVSLEDNEAILDAFLTTDFQGGRHAVRVEKIMREDDPAFPGVPLDLGM
- a CDS encoding L-threonylcarbamoyladenylate synthase; translated protein: MGAVLHASQVNPDGPTVARAAATLRDGGVVVLPTDSVYGICCAATPGNPAHGRIFDIKRRDRAQTLPWFVADVDDLARYGLDVSARALRLAERLWPGALTIVVRASAEVPPEYAQPGDGGATIALRVPASDLDRAVVRALGVPLAQTSANTHGAPAATSGSGLDPAIVAAADLVLDAGPAPVGVASTIVDATSDELRILRAGALDEAEVLLASR
- the prmC gene encoding peptide chain release factor N(5)-glutamine methyltransferase, which encodes MSDGRREEKMPQQDPWTIKRVLDWTCGYLERRGDEHPRLSAEWLLAAVTGLSRVELYVNFDRPLDASELADMHAAIERRAAGEPLQYVTGEMPFRHIVLRCERGVLIPRPETEILVDAALEGVDRATGRGAGAEGGVRVLEVGTGTGCVALSLASERPGTLVTATDLSPRAVALARRNREALCLEEAVDVVECDLASDVPDELMGTFSVLVSNPPYIPTRVLAEEVPAEVRDFEPELALDGGEDGLDVFRRLLELAPVALEPGGTLAVELFEGALDAAAELTRAQGGWASVEVREDLTRRPRVLVAVREG
- the prfA gene encoding peptide chain release factor 1; its protein translation is MRDKLLKIIQAYEELEKRLMDPAVVSDPKEYARLAKEHAGQTELVTRAREYLGALDDIEAAKEMLHEADAEEKAMLQEDIAGNEAKLPSLEEDIKFLLIPADPNDDKDTIVEIRAGVGGDEAAIFAGDLFKMYERFCEHRGWRVEVLSSSPSEAGGFKTIEFKVSGDKVYSVLKFESGVHRVQRVPKTESQGRIQTSTATVAVLPEADEIDIQIDPSDLRIDTYCASGPGGQCVNTTYSAVRITHLPTNTVVQSQDQRSQIQNREVCMQMLRARLYEMELERQQAEQGAERLSQIGHGNRSEKIRTYNQPQDRVTDHRIGFNGTYNGVLLGDALPSVIEALAAADRAEKLAQVA